GGCGTTTTCCAGGTAGAAGTACTGCCGACCGGGTTTGCCCTCCACGCTCAGGCCGTAAAATGCCACTTCGTCGAGCTTGCCCCTGAACGTAAACTGCCCTTTGGCGTTGGCCGTGGCGGTGTCGGACTGTTGCTTGGTTTTGTAAAAGGAGTTTTCGGTCAGGATGATTTTTCGATTGGCGGCATTTTTCAGCGCGCCAGAAATCACGTATCCGCCCGGCGTTGGCTGACCCGCCGTTTTCCTGACGGCTTTGGATTGCGAATACCCCACAACGGCCAGCGATAACAGGATAGGAGTGAAGAAGAGAAGTTTCATACTTGAGCGATTTAAGGCACTTTTGGGCTACAGTGCGGGCAAAATGCCTGACAGTGTACGTACAAAGATAAGCCGATTTGCCGTATAAATCAGTCAAAATTTACGCAGGGCAATTGACAGAAGGCAAACAAAACGGGGTAGGTTGATAGTTCTAAGGCGTAAGGCGCCGTCTTTTTGTTGTCAGTCCGGGCAATGGAAAGGCCGTTGTCGAAACAACATACTGTCAACCATCTCACACAAAGCCATGAATCAGAGGAATTCATTTGGGTACCGCGCGCTCGCTCTGAGTGTGCTGCTCGGGTTTTCGGCCTGCTCTCGGAATCCGGTCACCGGGAAGCGCGAACTATCATTGATGTCGACCGAACAGGAAATTGCCGTCGGTAAAGAATCGCATCCGTCGGTTGTCGCCAGCATGGGGCTGTACGACGACAAAAAACTAAATGATTTTATCAACCAGAAGGGCAAGGCGATGGCCCAGATCTCGCACCGCCCCAACTTGCCGTACCAGTTTTACATTGTCGATTCGCCGGTGGTGAATGCTTTTGCGGTGCCGGGCGGCTACGTTTACTTCACGCGGGGCATCATGGCCCACTTCAACAACGAAGCGGAGTTTGCCGGGGTGCTGGGCCACGAGATCGGGCACATCACGGCCCGGCATTCGGCGCGGCAGCAAACCGGTCAGTTGCTTGGAACCCTCGGTATGATCGGCGGGGCCATCCTGGTGCCGCAGCTGGGCCAGAATCTGGACGCGCTTCAGCAGGGCCTGCAGGTTTTTATGCTCAAGTACAGCCGCGATCACGAGTCGGAATCGGACAAAATCGGCGTTGAATACTCGAGCAAAATCGGCTACGATGCGCACCAGATGGCGAACTTCTTCTCCACCATCAAACGCATTTCCGACAACGCCGGCCAGCAGGTGCCGGATTTCCTGTCGACCCACCCCGATCCGGCTAACCGCAATACCAAGGTGAACCAGATGGCCACCGCCTACCAGCAGCAGAACAAAGGCAATTATCAGGTGGAACGGGATCGGTATCTGCGCATGATCGACGGAATCCTGTACGGCGAAGACCCCCGGCAGGGTTTTGTCGAAAATGACATGTTTTACCATCCGGAGCTGCGCTTTCAGTTTCCGGTGCCCAAAGGCTGGCAGCACCAGAACTCGCCCTCGCAGTTTCAGATGGCGCCCAAAGACGGCAAGTCGGCCATGATTCTGATGCTGGCCAAAGGCAACAACCTCGACGAAGCCGCCAAGACCCTGGCGCAGGAACTGAGTTTGAACGTACTGGAAAGCCAGCGCACCACCATCAACGGCAACCCGGCCTACGTACTGATTTCGCGGCAACAGGCGCAGCAACAGCAGGGCCAGCAGCAAGATCCCCGGACGGCCCTCCAGATCGGCACCTGGCTAATTCAGTACAACAACGCCATATACGCCCTGCACGGTCTGGCGGCCGCCAACGATTTTGAGGGCGCTTACCGGTCGTTTCGACCGGTGGCTGAAAACTTTCGGGCGCTGACCGATTCGGAGAAAATCAACCGTAAACCCGAGCGCGTTCAGGTCAAAGCGGTACCGCGGGACGGAACGTTCAAAGACGCCATGAGTGCGTTGGGAATGCCCGCCAACCGGCTGGAAGAACTGGGCGTACTCAACAGCCTGCGGCCCAACGACAGGGTAGCGCGGGGCTCGCTGATCAAAATTATCGAGCGCTAAGGCCGAAAACGGTTCATTGGGTTTGGTGATATCGGGCAAGATGCCGTATTTTCAAGACTTCACCCGGACTTCCCTAACCCAATGAACCTTAAAATCTTATCGCTTCTTGGCTGCCTGCTGTCTTCTCCTGGCTTTTCGCAGCAGCAACCACTGCCCGTCTACCAGCCCGCGGCTTTCAACGGCGATTGGCTGGTCAATTCCGTTCCCCAAAAAGCCGGTATCTACCAGGCCAACCAGGGGAAAGAACTGGTGCTGGCGAACGGTTTGCTGATTCGCCGGTTTCGCGTTAGTCCCAATCTGGCAACGGTTGATTACCGCAATCTGACCACCAGCGAACAGTTTATCCGGTCCGTGAAACCGGAAGCCTTTGTGGTGCTGAACGGGAAGAAATACCGGGTTGGCGGGCTGGAAGGACAGAAAGAACACGCGTACCTGAAGGAAGAGTGGCTGGACGGACTGCAAACCAATCCCACCGATTTTCAGTACAGGAGCTTTCGGACCTCGGCCCTCAAACCAAGCCTGACCACGCAATCCCGGACCTGGACCATGAACCCGAATCCGCCGACCGGCCAGGAGTTGCAACTCCTTTTTACGGCCCGCCAACCGGAATTGCAGGGCGTGGAAGTAACGGTGCATTACGCGCTGTACGACCGCATTCCGACGCTTTGCAAATGGGTAACGATCGACAACAAGAGCGGTAAACCGGTCCGCATCGATCAGGTGGTCAACGAAGTGCTGGCGACGCCGGAAGAGGAATCGGCGGTGGTGGGCAAGCCCGATCAGATGAAGAAACCGCAGCGGATCTACATCGAAAACAACTTTGCGTTCAACAACGCCATGCGGTATGATCTGTCGGATCAGGCCACGCACTGGAAAACCGATTCGCTGTACACCTCGCAGGTGAACTACTACCTGGACACCCCCTGTCTGCTGGAAGTGTACCCCACGCAGGGCGTCGGCATCGATCTCGAACCGAATCAGACGTATGTGTCCATCCGCAGCTACGAACTGCTGCTGGATTCGTACGACCGTGAACGCAACGGTCTGGCCCGGCGGAAATTCTACCGAACCGTTGCCCCCTGGACGAGCCAGAACCCGATTTTTATGCACCTCATCAGCACCGACCCGGCGGTGGTCCGGAATGTAATTGATCAGTGCGCCGAAACGGGGTACGAAATGGTCATTCTGAGCTTTGGCAGCGGATTGAACATGGAAGATGTGGGGGACGCCAACATCCGTAAGTTTAAAGAACTGGCCGATTATGCGCATTCCAAAAAGATTCTGATCGGCGGGTATTCGCTGTTCAGCAGCCGCCGGATCGACGACGAAACCGACGTGATCGACCCCAAAACCGGCTTGCCTGACAAGGGCGCTTTTTTCGGTCATGCGCCCTGTCTGGCCAGCGCCTGGGGCATTGCGTACCTCGCCAAGCTAAAGAAATTCATCACCGAAACGGGGTTTGATTTGCTGGAACACGACGGCCCTTATCCGGGCGATGTCTGCGCATCAACCAGGCACCCCGGCCATAAGGGGCTGCACGATTCGCAGTGGGTGCAGATGGAAATGCAGAAAGGCTTGTACCGGTTTCTGAGCGAAAAAGGCGTGTATATCAACGCGCCCGACTGGTACTTTCTGGACGGAACGCACAAAATTGCGGTCGGCTACCGGGAGGTAAATTTTTCGTTGTCGCGGGAGCAGCAGAAAA
This Larkinella insperata DNA region includes the following protein-coding sequences:
- a CDS encoding M48 family metalloprotease is translated as MNQRNSFGYRALALSVLLGFSACSRNPVTGKRELSLMSTEQEIAVGKESHPSVVASMGLYDDKKLNDFINQKGKAMAQISHRPNLPYQFYIVDSPVVNAFAVPGGYVYFTRGIMAHFNNEAEFAGVLGHEIGHITARHSARQQTGQLLGTLGMIGGAILVPQLGQNLDALQQGLQVFMLKYSRDHESESDKIGVEYSSKIGYDAHQMANFFSTIKRISDNAGQQVPDFLSTHPDPANRNTKVNQMATAYQQQNKGNYQVERDRYLRMIDGILYGEDPRQGFVENDMFYHPELRFQFPVPKGWQHQNSPSQFQMAPKDGKSAMILMLAKGNNLDEAAKTLAQELSLNVLESQRTTINGNPAYVLISRQQAQQQQGQQQDPRTALQIGTWLIQYNNAIYALHGLAAANDFEGAYRSFRPVAENFRALTDSEKINRKPERVQVKAVPRDGTFKDAMSALGMPANRLEELGVLNSLRPNDRVARGSLIKIIER
- a CDS encoding alpha-galactosidase, translating into MNLKILSLLGCLLSSPGFSQQQPLPVYQPAAFNGDWLVNSVPQKAGIYQANQGKELVLANGLLIRRFRVSPNLATVDYRNLTTSEQFIRSVKPEAFVVLNGKKYRVGGLEGQKEHAYLKEEWLDGLQTNPTDFQYRSFRTSALKPSLTTQSRTWTMNPNPPTGQELQLLFTARQPELQGVEVTVHYALYDRIPTLCKWVTIDNKSGKPVRIDQVVNEVLATPEEESAVVGKPDQMKKPQRIYIENNFAFNNAMRYDLSDQATHWKTDSLYTSQVNYYLDTPCLLEVYPTQGVGIDLEPNQTYVSIRSYELLLDSYDRERNGLARRKFYRTVAPWTSQNPIFMHLISTDPAVVRNVIDQCAETGYEMVILSFGSGLNMEDVGDANIRKFKELADYAHSKKILIGGYSLFSSRRIDDETDVIDPKTGLPDKGAFFGHAPCLASAWGIAYLAKLKKFITETGFDLLEHDGPYPGDVCASTRHPGHKGLHDSQWVQMEMQKGLYRFLSEKGVYINAPDWYFLDGTHKIAVGYREVNFSLSREQQKILNRQNIYDGTWEKTPSMGWGFVPLTKYQGGGPEAVLEPLSEHLTDYEQLMMQYYGAGVQACYRGPRLYDTEETKQTVKNVIDWYKKYRPILNSDIIHLRRADGRDWDGILHVNSSLKEKGLAMLYNPLKTKATKTIKLPLYYTGLRDTAFIRVGEGKARSYPLNRQYEAEITIELAPESYQWLVVEGK